The genomic stretch GCCCTGTCCATGCATTTCTGGCGGGAAGCAATGTGTCATCGGCTGCTGAGCAGGCTGCCAAAGTAAACGGCGTGGAGAAGATCATTACGGTGGAGAACGACGCCTATAACAAGGTACGGGCGACCCAGCTAAACGTCAATTGAGATGCAATTGGTGATGCTGACAAAATTAAAGGGCCTTCCCGAGACCTACGCACCGCTGTTAGTCGAGAACATCAAGAAGGGCAACTATACACACGTTATTGCCGGACACACGGCCTTCGGCAAGAGCGTACTACCCAGAGTCGCAGCTCTGCTTGACTCGCAGCAGATTTCCGATGTGACAGCTATCGAAGACGAAAAGACTTTTGTCCGCCCCATCTATGCCGGAAACGCCATCGCCACCGTCGAGTCCACCGATGCCATCAAGATTCTCACCATTCGCGGAACCGCCTTTGCTCCTGCAACACCAGAACAGGCATCTACTCCCATCGAGGCTGGAGTAGACCCCAAGTCAGAGGCTACTTCAGAGTGGGTGTCTGAGAACCTAACAAAGTCAGACCGACCCGATCTCGCTACCGCTGGCAAGGTTGTCTCGGGCGGTCGTGGACTCAAGTCCAAGGAAGAGTTCGACAAGGTcatgctgcctttggctgaTGCTTTGGGCGCCGCCGTCGGTGCATCTCGAGCTGCCGTCGACAGCGGCTATGCGGACAACAGTCTCCAGGTTGGACAGACTGGAAAGGTTGTTGCCCCGCAGCTGTACATGGCCGTGGGCATTTCGGGTGCCATCCAGCACTTGGCGGGCATGAAGGACAGCAAGGTCATTGCCGCCATCAACAAGGACCCTGATGCGCCCATCTTCCAGATCGCTGATGCTGGACTCGTAGGAGATCTCTTTGAAAAGGTCCCAGAATTAAcggagaagctcaagagctCCTAAACTGTTattggtatatatatatataatacaaTAGAATACAGTCACAGCGCATCCATTTTATGCCTTCTACGTGATTGAATTGAGCATGTCCCCAACGTTGGTGAACTTGTCCCTTTCCTTACCCTTTTCCAAGCCTCGCTCTCTTTCAACTCGGTCTATCTGGCGCCATTGATCCCACGTAACTACTTGGTTGGATAGAGCGCCAATGTCAGCGCTGACAGCCGCCCATCCCCTAGCCGTGCCATTTGCTGGGGATCCTAAGAAAGGAGCTCCTGAAAGCCAGTCTTGCACCACAGCGTCTCCTGTTATGAATGCGTCTCTCATGGTGGAAGCAATGACACCAGTGGGACCATTCTTAACCCAACCGGCGCAGTAGACACCGGGCAATGCTGATGGCTGCGCTTCGGCGGAGTTGCTAGTATCGGCTGGCAGCTGTATGGCCCGGCCCATTCCGTCATTTTTGATAACCCCTCGCTTCTCGTCGAAATGAACACCAGCCTCAGCAAACCCAGGCAGGGCTACGGACTTATACCCAACGGAGCGGAAGGCTATATCTGACGGTAGAGTTATTGTTTCTTCTGTGAGAGCCACAGAGGATCGAGGATTGAACGCATCTTCCAGCTTTGTGACGTAGAACTCGGTGCCGCCCACATGTGAAGGATTTAGCTTGCTGCCAACAAAGGCCTTTGGTGATAGGCAGCTATCGAGAGACCACGATCTGGGAGTATTTGCAGGGCTGGTTGGTGTTCCTTTCCGAAGAACTTCCATCAGTCTTTTGGCAGCTCTTGGAAGGGTATCAAGAGCGCCTGGTATCAACGAATTGTCCACTCCGTGAAAGGCAACTCCAGAAAGCTTCATAAGCTCGCGTACTTCTTTTATTGTGAACGCCGCCTAATGCAATCGGATTTAGTTATCGAACGAGTTAGTTGTGACAGTGTTGCACTCAGACAGCTTGCTTACCTGCATTGGGCCTCTCCGACCCACAACATGGACCCTTTTGACTCGACTTTGAGCCAACTGCGCGAGAGCCGATTCTGAAATGTCAGTCTTTCTAAGTACGTCTACATCTTCTAGCAATATTCTAGCCACATCCAAGGCGACGTTGCCTTGACCAATAATGACTGCTTCCTCGGAGCGAGACAAGTCTGGCGCAAGCTCAGTGCAATCTGGGTGGCCATTGTACCAGCCCACAAATTGACGAGCCGAGTAGATACCATCAAGAGATGATTCTCCCGGGATGTGCAACTTCTTGTCTTCAGATGCTCCGTACGAAAATAGAATGGAATCGTACTGGCTCGTGAGCACCTTTAGCGGTATAGTGCAATGCTCTGACTGATGTCCAGGGAGGCCAATGGATACGTTTCCAATAAAAGTGAAATTGGGAGCGGCAGCGACTTCATCAAATTTCTCTTGGCAGTTCTGAAGAAAGACAATTAGAATTTTCGGGCGCTCATGAAACAAAGTGGCGAGTGAATGGCTGTCTTCACCTTGACCTCCGGG from Trichoderma atroviride chromosome 3, complete sequence encodes the following:
- a CDS encoding uncharacterized protein (BUSCO:EOG092D1H9Y) — encoded protein: MLLSLGRRAAWPSHQVHLRASVRSFSASQCVSRQADAPFRLAVVGSGPAGFYTAYRVMSKLPQARVDMYEALPVPFGLVRHGVAPDHPEVKNCQEKFDEVAAAPNFTFIGNVSIGLPGHQSEHCTIPLKVLTSQYDSILFSYGASEDKKLHIPGESSLDGIYSARQFVGWYNGHPDCTELAPDLSRSEEAVIIGQGNVALDVARILLEDVDVLRKTDISESALAQLAQSRVKRVHVVGRRGPMQAAFTIKEVRELMKLSGVAFHGVDNSLIPGALDTLPRAAKRLMEVLRKGTPTSPANTPRSWSLDSCLSPKAFVGSKLNPSHVGGTEFYVTKLEDAFNPRSSVALTEETITLPSDIAFRSVGYKSVALPGFAEAGVHFDEKRGVIKNDGMGRAIQLPADTSNSAEAQPSALPGVYCAGWVKNGPTGVIASTMRDAFITGDAVVQDWLSGAPFLGSPANGTARGWAAVSADIGALSNQVVTWDQWRQIDRVERERGLEKGKERDKFTNVGDMLNSIT